Below is a genomic region from Papio anubis isolate 15944 chromosome 14, Panubis1.0, whole genome shotgun sequence.
AGGGTTTTTAGTTCTCTGGTAAACCAAAAAGCGTAGGTTGGTCAGTCCTGAACCGCCCAGTCAAGGGGCAGTTATGGCAATAACCCGTGCTCTCTCAATAGGTAGTTAAAAGATAaattgactgggtgcggtggctcacgcctgtaatcccagcactttgggaggctgaggcgggcggatcacaaggtcaggagattgagaccatcctggctaacatggtgaaaccccgtctctactaaaaatacaaaaaaattagctgggcgtggtggcgggcgcctgtagtcccagctactcgggaggctgaggcaggagaatggcgtgaacccgggatgcggagcttgcagtgagctgagatcgcgccaccgcactccagcctgggtgacagagcgagactccgtctcaaaaataaaaaagataaatcatcACCAGAACACAATTCAAGCCATGTACTTAAAACTGTCTTTTGTAACTGAAGAAATCTGTATACAACCTGTCTTCTAACCTCCTTTATCTAATCTCTTTAAACTCACTGATCTCTCGTTTTTCTGAACTCGGGGATGAAAGTATTGAGAGTCAGAATGTATTAGTTCATCAGTCATTTAATCAGATAAAGACTGGTTTTTTTAATAACCAGAGAAGGTTGACTCTCTGAACGGAGCCATTCTCTGACTCCACTGCATTCTGATAGTAAATGTCAAACACTGTCCCTCGGATAGAATCACGGCCAGTCCTAGCTTGAGTGACTCCTGAAATTCCTGTCACCTTTTAGTGTGTTAATATATGATCCTGCATATCTGAAGGACAGGTACACACCTTTTCATAAGCTATGTCATTAATAAGCATATATCATTGCTTTCTTTTGGAAGCTTTATAAGAGGTGATAAAGCCAAAGGAACGGCTCACCCCCATCCATCCACACTCCCAAGAGCTGACCTCAGAAAAATCCCTTCTAGGAAACGGGAGCgtggggctgcagcagcagtCTGATCTCACCGTGTTTTCCAGCTGTGGCAACACAGAAACAGGCCTGCAGACCTCCAGAAGACTACAGTCTGTGTCAGAGATGCCAGGGAACGGGAATCAGATCTCAGGCCCTGAAGGTTTCCACAGAACCAGGAAGGACCCAGGGCATCCCTGGTTTAGGATCCTGAGTATTCACTgatccttttgtttttctatttgtttatcaACAGTATATGTTGACATAAATGTAATAAtctaaaataagcaaaagaagttAAGTAGATAAACTAATCGTATTATCTCTAAAAATCTGCTTAAATAACATGCTCAACTCAGGGCCAGGGCCGTGAACACCACACTGCGCACGCCAGCCCCAGACCTGTCAGCACTGGGAAAACCCTGCCTCCACGGCCGGTCACGTCCCGAGCTGTGTCCTCAGgtctgcctctctcctccccagacAGAGGTGTGTGTACTGTGTATTACAGgaataaaaacaggccaggcccCAGTCAGGTGTAACGttgtgaaaagcaaaaataaaaatacgaaatctcagaatattaagaaaaagaaaaacattattattaaaaaatgggggaaaatatattataaaaatgggccaggtgtggtagctcacacctataatcccagcactttgggaggtcaaggcaggaggattgcttgagcccaggagttcaagaccagcctggacagtatagcaagacctcatcttacaaaaatgttttcttttaaattagccaggtgtgatggcacacacctgtagacccaactactagggaggttgaggcaggaggattgcttgagcccaggagttaagagactgcagagagccgtgattgcaccactgcactctagcctgggcaacagagtgagaccctgtcaataaataaataaatcctggcATCTGAACcacctttctgttttcctttttaaaaagaatcacttgagtctgggcacggtggctcacgcctgtaatcccactgtaatcccagcacttcgggaggccaaggagggcagatcacctgaggtcaggacttcgagaccagtctcgtcaacatggtgaaaccccatctctgttaaaaatacaaacattaaccaagcatgggggcacacacctgtaattccagctactcaggaggctgaggcaagagaatcacttgagcctgggaggcagaggttgcagtgaaccaagatggcgccactgcactccagcctgggtgacagtgtgagactctgtctcaaaaaaataaataaaaagaattgctTCAATTAAGTTGGCCATTACCCGTTTTATTCAGAAACCTTAAAAAAGGTTTCTTGATAGAGATCATCTGGCTTAATTTAGGAAAGTATGAATCAGCAAAAATAACAGAAGTCTGGCACCTTTCTTCTTAAAAACCAGTTACTTTTACAGGGGCACAGAATTTAGTTTTGTATAGATACCcacacacacttaaaaataaatcacacccacaccacctccaccaccagaGGGCTGGTGTCTACTATGGGAGCCTTTGGAGTTATTCTTAGAAGATGGGGTTTTTAAATAACCCTGTCGGTTAGAAGTGGAAGAGATACAAAAGATTTTATAATACTGTAGCATTCATCATCTGGTCCATAAACAGTGGATTTTTCACTTCAGTTTGTTATCCTACCTAAAATTCTACTTATTGGGGCTAATGGAAACCCTTGGCTTTTTGGTTTACTCTTACTAATTCCAGATACAATACCTACTTACTATGGAAAATGTGAAATACAGAGCaacaaaagagtgaaaagaaaatgtcctttcACCCTACCACCttataaaatgtttgtaaacagccttcttaaatgtatttgttcatttatgaGCTCACACTTGACACTGAGGATGTTGGGGAGCGAGGGTGTTGTGGCGCCGTTAGATCTGGAAAGTTGGAACCCTTCTCACCCTGTATCCTGTGGGTCAGGAGGACAGAAGGCAACATGGTGCATGAAGAACTTGGAGGATGGGGCCGGGAGGCCTCAGTGGTATCACACACctgaggggtgggggcaggaagcACGCTGAAATGTGGGAAATGCTGGAGATGCATCCATTTTATACCGTCTGTGTAGACTTTGCAAATTTGTGATGAAAAGCTAGCTGTCAGCTCAGCCCTGAACTGACAGCTGTCACCAGGAGCTCCGTGGAGATCCCTGAGGATTCTTGGAAGATTTCTCCAAAGGGGCCACTGGGCTCTCTGAGCTGCATCTCAGCCTTTGCTGGAAAAGGTCCTTCTTGGACCACATTAGCTGAGCTCCTTCCGGAGGTCCTCCCAGTCCCGGACATGGTCTTGGCGGGCATTAGAGATGCGGCTTCATAAAGAATGCCTTTGTAGCCCATACAGGTACTCCACTCCCAATGCCGTCTTCCGTGGGCCGGCTACCCAGTTCTTTCCTCTGAGATTCATTCTTTCCAGCTGCTGTCCCGGCAGGTTTTCCTGTCGCACTTACTGAGCTTTGGAAATTTAAGATCGCTCATCATGCTTCCTATTGTGTGTGGCTGACAGGAAGTTGAGAGTCAATTAATTGTCCTATTTTTACATGCTTATTATCTTAAGCTTACCTCAAAATCTTTCAGAAAGCATGTCActctaaataaatcaaaaaaaagaatatttaaattttttgcctaAGATTAACCCTGAGCTCAAGAATAAGGAAGAAAGTTCATCCCAGCCCATGCCCTGCGGTAACCAGGAACATAGCTCTGGGTCACCTCATAATTTTCTATGAGGAAAATGTGTTCAGTTTTGAATAGTGGAGCCTCTGATGTTGCAGATCTGAGATCTTTCACAGTCTTCGTGTTCAGGAATCTCAGTGGTGGGAGTCTAGATACTGGGAGAGACTCACTCACGGGCAGAATGACTGCACTTCCAGCACTGAGCAGCAAGTTGGTGCTAAgggttttctttctgtgccttatCTGAGACAGATCCTCCCTCCCATTACGTATTGCTAAATAATGGACCTCAGTTCATTGTCAGCACTCAGAATAGCAAAGGTTCAGTCTGCAAGTGCTGACTGACTGCTGGGCAGTCTTAGCGACAGAGTTGGGCACGCAGCCGGTGCTGAGTGAGGACCAAGGGTAGATAACTCCCCAGGAAGCTACATTAGCTTCCTGCATGCAGTTGTATTGTAGAAGAATTACAATCTTAATGACTTCCGTCCTCCAAGACAAAggaatacatttgtattttccaTCCATGTTTGTCTTTCAGTTCATTAGAACTACCGTATACTCCCCCTTTGGAAAGTAAGCAACGTAGAAATCTCCCAAGCAAGATTCCTCTTCCAACTGCAATGACAAGTGGATCCAAATCACGAAATGCCCAGAAAACAAGAGGTATTGTCATTTTGTTCTCTGTGATCATGTCTGACAGATCTTTTCATAGTGTTAACAGTTGTTGTGCATGATCAGTACGCAGTCAGTAGTTATTAGTCATGCAAGGCTAAGGCTGTGTTCTTGTCCCCATTAGAAGGTTCACTGAAATAGACCTGAAAGAAAGGAATTATCCTCCATTAACCatgttcttttctgatttttgtgcAGGTACAAGTAAGTTAGTGGATAACAGACCACCTGCCCTAGCAAAATTCCTCCCGAATAGTCAAGAATTAGGCAACACCAGTAGCTCAGAGGGCGAAAAAGACTCGCCCCCACCGGAGTGGGATTCTGTTCCAGTTCACAAACCCGGCAGCTGTAAGTACAGTGGCTGAGAGACCACAGGGCTCCACTTACCCGCAGTCCTCCCCACTCTGGGCGTGGAACTCTTCAGGGGCATGCTGCTTTAAAATACCCATTGGCAGCGCTTTGCCAGCTAAGAGCCCGTTGTTAACTAGCCTAATGAGTGACTAACCTGCTGTAGGTTGAAATCAGTCCTGGTAAGATTATTTACATCAGGGGAATCATTCAACAATTCAcatcagggctttttttttttcagggagctGGTATTCTAGCACACCACTGCCCAGTGTGCAAAATGGAATGGTCTGTTTGGAGGGGTTAATCTTCTAAAGAATTGTTTGCCTTACAAAAGCATTGACTCAGCAGTCCTTTACCTGACGAATTCCTCATTTATAGTGtaattgtttttgtaaaaattcCATTTCCTCTCAACTTTACCCATGTCTTTTTATATAAGCACCCTACACAAaggtttcattatttttcctactACCTTCTTGACCTTGTTTCTGCAGTTCGGCCTGCAGTAAATCAAGACAGTAGGCGCAGTCAACCAAAATAGAAGTCCTCACCCTGTAGACACTTGACCTGAAATAGGGGACAAGAGAGACCAGCAAAGGGAGGGGCTGACAGCAGGGATTTGGGACCAAGAGAGGTCCTGGCCTTAGGACTGACTGGTCCGTGCTCACCACTGTGTTGGAGTGTGCCAGAGGGTGAGTGAGGAAGATCAGAGATGCAGTCAGGTTTGAGCAACAGTTGGGTCATTGAAGGTGAAAGGGTTGGACGAAGGGCAGGCTCACTGGGCTGAATGAGGGCAGAGAGCCTGGAGGCTCGGCTGGGGCGTCCATGCTCTCGCCAGGATGTGTAGATACATCCTGGAAAGGATGCTGTCTGAGATACACCCTGTAGCCCTATTTGCCATGAGACGTTGTGGCACCTTTTACTACTACTTTTTGCCTGGGGTGAGATACAATCCTAAATCCTTCACTCAGCAAATCTTGAAGAAGACCATGGGTGGTCCGTGTGTCCAGGCGGGATGCTTCTGCTTCCTGGAGCCCCCTGAGGTTTCTGCTGGCCACTGGCCCTTGGCTTAACACTCCACGATTTAGGCAGTTCCCCATTAAACAGATGCCACTTTCAGCAACAGAACACAGCCCCTGGAGCCAGTTTCACAGGGGTGTTCTGAGGCCCAGTGAGGCGACATGAGCCGTGCTGGTGACGTAACAACACAAGCAGCATGCTGCCGGGAGAGCGGGCGACAGCCAGACACGGCCACAAGCTGGCGGGCAGCATCCCCAGCCGGTGGCACCTGAGTGTTGGCATCACTCCCTCTGTGGATGGGAAAGGATGACAGGACCTGACCCCAGGCAGGAGATTCTGGTGCCACCCCTCGGGGGGGATGTGGGAAATGGCAGGCCAGCCCTCTGGAGGAGGAACTGTGAAGAGCCCGGTGCcgcaggcctcagtttcctgcctGGCTCTTCTGCAGAGGCCAGCTGGTGCATCTGAGCATGGTGCCTCGGGGCAGAGCTCCCAGTGTGCAGTGGGGAGAGATGCAGAGCTTATCTCCTCAGCCCACGTCTGTGCagtccttttgtttttctagccGAGCAATCCCTTACACTGGTTCCAAGCCCTGTGACCTCTCTGCTCTGCCAGCTTTACTAAAATGTTCCAGCAGAGCTCCACTCGATAGAGAATATGGGTGCAGGAAACCCAGGAGAGTCGGTCCCACATGCTCCCCATCACTTTTACCTTCCTGCTCTGCCCCCGCTTTCTCATCCCCTTTCCTCCCTTCGCCTCCCTTGGTGTTTCGTCTTGCTCAGACCTGAAGTTCTGCGAGCGCTGTCAGCAGTGCCAGGCTTAGTGCAGTTCCTTGGGGTGAAAGCGTTGGTCCCACCCAAGACTGTGCAGCCGGCACGTGGCAGTAGTTACTGGTGGAGTTGTGCAGCCTCTGTGTAAAGATCGCTCCATCCCAAGTAGCACCCCTTAGCATGGTGCCCTGTACCATATGAGTTGCAGAGAAAATTCTCCTTCAATAATTTCATGATTTACAAAGGCAGAAAATACAAAGGGTTAATAAAAGGCAAATCAGAAGacacaaaggaaaattttaataatatttgaatCAAAACATTCTCTAATTGCACCCCCCGTACTGTTCTGAGTCTCCCCTTCACTCCTGCCTCAAGCTCTGTTCGTAGGGGCTTTTCCTAGCTTCCCTTTgcttttcctgtttcatttcatCATCACAGTCTTGGGAGCATCTGCAGCACTGGGCCCCGTGAAACACATTCCATCCACAGGAGCTGCCCACGCCTTTCCCCAGGACAGGCACCTGGGAGGATCCAGCGCACACAACAGAGCACAGCGGCTCCAAGTGTGGGCGCTGCCCGATGGGATGAGTCGCTGCAGGGGCGGAGGGAGGCCAGAGAAGGTGGCTAGAGAAGGGTCAGGACAGTTGTGCAGATAGCAAGCTGACAGTGTAGACGTGGTGTCAGATGGGAGGCCTCAGAGAAGCGTGAGGGGGACATGGAGATTCGAGCAGGGCTCATACAGGAGAGCAGCGTGAGACACGTCCTGAGTGTGGGCATCAGGCCAGCAGATCCACAGAGCCAGCGAGGAGGGGCCCACGTCATCAAGGGGTGGGAGTGGGCGGGTGGGAGTCTGGTACCAGCACCGGCAGCACTGGGGAAGGTGAGAGAGAAGGTAGCAGGCGGCCCTGAGgatgggggagtggggagtggagagCACGGGCTTCCAAGGGAAGGCTGCTTTACTCGGCAGGGCCACGCTAAAGCCTTGACCTAGCCACGCCCTGGGGAGCCTTGAGCCCTgagccctgggggtgggggagaagtaGCTTGTGCTAGAGAGTATGACCCGGGAAGCAGTGGCCGCAGGCAGAGCGGCTGCAGTGTGGCAGCGAGGGGACGGGAGAAGCGGAGCGGGGGGTACTCAGGGTACGCAGAAATCTCACAAGGCAGGAGGGGCCAGCCAGGGACCCAGCGGGAGGACGCCCAGCTGGGCAGACCTGGACTGGGGATTGTGCCCTGTGGTGACGGGAATTCACAGCTCTCCCCTCACCTTCTTCCTCTTGCAGTAGCTACAGCAGCACCACGTTGCACACAATAGATGtgcaaaatgatacatttttctgATCAAAGGTATACATATTTCCATGTACTGAGAATGTTATTTTATGAccgaaattttttgttttaattttagaggcggggtcaggctggagtgcaatggtgtgattatagctcactgcagcctcaaactcctggctgaaGCAggcctcccaccttagcctcccaaagtgctgaggttaccagtccaagccactgtgcccagcctgttttagatttttaaaacagctgTATAGACATTACCTTAAAGGACACAGGAATATACTAGGAGCTGAATAGGGATCAGAGCTGCACATTCCCGTCACGCCAACAGAGAGGCTTTACTGAACTGGGGGATTCAGCCTGGAACGCTGCACCTCCCGCAGCTGTAAACCTACGTGTAGGCACGAGGCTTTTCCGGGTCCCCAGGCAGCGGCCTCAGCGCTCCACCCCTGGAGGACGTGGAAGGACCCTCCTCCCTGCCTGAGGTGGGGGAGTGAAGACGTTGTCGCCACGCAGCACAGCAGGGACAGGGCACGCTCTCGCTCCCCTCAGATCCCCAGTGCAGAGAGATGTGGCTGCTTTCCCTTTAAAGCCTGTGAAACAGAACACATCGAAGAGCTTTcgtttgttctcttctttgtagAAGAGCTTGAGTTCTGCATCGTCCAGAGAACATTCGGAGTGATTGGAAGACTGCTCATCAAAACACGACACTAACAAGCCCTTTCGTTTTTGATTTCCAGCTACCGATAGTCTTTATAAACTTTCTCTGCAAACCCTCAACGcagacattttcttaaaacaacGCCAGACCTCACCGACACCTGCCTCCCCGTCTCCCCCGGCCGCCCCCTGCCCCTTCGTGGCCCGGGGCAGCTACAGCAGCATCGTCAACAGCAGCTCCAGCAGGTAGGCCTGCTGCTTCCTTTCCAGTCCTCAGCTCGAAACGTGCCTGAAACCCAGTGTCACACCCTTTACGTAGAAACACCGGCCAGAGACCACTGTCTGGTGTTACTTCTGACAACTGCCGGCTTGTGTGGGCCCCTTTACATGGGGTCCACCCCCTCTTCTGCTGCTGTGCTGGTGCCCAGCTCCAACAGTAACCCCGTTCCCATTCTAATCCAGTCATTCTTCCCACCCTTGGACCGAGAAATGCACCGTTTAACTCACTAGAGGGATATTTTCATTGAGGAGCCAGTGAACATTTACTAAGCATTACATGAAGACCTAAAGGGGATTCCTGTGAGTTGGGAGTATGGGTTTATATTTTGGCCTTTGGACAATTTGACTTAGGACTTAGAAGGGCAGGATCTGGTCCAAGACTGTTGTGCTGGGTGAGGTGCTGCAGTAGGGGATGTGTGCACCCGGGACGGCAGCCTCCTGACCACACAGACGATGCAGGAACCATGCTGTTCTCCGAGGCACAGAGCCTCGCTTGTGTCCGCCTGCCACAGTGTAGCGCAAGCCTGACAGTCACAGATGCCGTTCTCACTGTGTGCCTCCCCGTGGCATGGGTTTCTGTGCACCGCATCACCGGCCAGCCTGGGGTCAGGTTCGCCCCCCATTGCCCAAGAGGCAGTAACCGCTGAGGCTGGGGGAGCCACCCCGCTTAGGGGCCTTGCCACAGGAGCACCTCGCCGTGTCCTGGCAGGGAAGGGGACTCCCTGAGGCCCAGCCCTTCCCGGTGTCAGTGCCTGCCCTCTGCATTTCCTGCCGGGTGGCTCTAGCGTTCTTCACAAAAGTGTGATCAAAGCCTCTGCCAGTCCCTAAATTGTGATCCCGCCCTGGTCTCTCATAGTGATCTTTCGTTTTCTTACCTTTCTCCAGAACGCCCTGTATCTCTGATTAAGCGGTCTGAGGCCCCAGAGCATGTGACATGAGGCTGAGCGATGCTCTGTGAGCTGCCCCGCTGCAGAGAAGCCCACTTGGGGCTCAGTCCTGCCAGCCCCACACCTCTCCGAGGCAGGGCACTGCTGAGGAATGAgttctctctttgcttctttttcaagTGACCCTAAAATAAAGCAGCCAAATGGAAGCAAACACAAGTTGACAAAGGCAGCCTCACTTCCGGGCAAGAACGGCAACCCCACTTTTGCTGCAGTCACGGCCGGCTACGACAAGAGCCCAGGTCAGTGCCTTTGCCTCAGGGACCTGCCACGCCGGGCGCCAGGCCTGGTGGAAGGACCTCTGCCCTGATGTACCTTCCATTGATTGAGCGTCCATTGTTACAGGTGGGAATGGCTTTGCTAAAGTTTCTTCGAACAAAACAGGTTTCTCCAGCACCCTGGGCATTTCACACGCTCCTGTTGACAGCGATGGCTCAGACAGGTACGGTAGACCACCACTAACCGCTAGAAAGACGGAAGGCTTCTCAAGTTGGGTTAGCACCTTTTATCCATAAGTGGGTTTCAGGGCATCCTTCCCCTGATTTACAAGGATCAGAAGTGGTCAGGTGCCTCTAAGAAATCATGTCTGCTGGGTGGAAGCAGAAAGCCGGCTGTGGTGCCTTCCCCGGGTGGGGGGTCCAGGTAGAGAAAGGGGCACCCACGCCTGTCTCAGCCCAGCAGGCACGCATGTTAAACCTGTTCTCACTCTCCTCCGTCTCCTGGCCTGTGGTAAGATGGGATCTGATCGTTAAAAACAGAAGAGCAACAGTTACTTGGGAGGAGGGAAATTTGGAGCGAATACTAGACAGTTTATGGTAAATCATTGGCCACGCCCCTTTCGTGAGCCAGGCTTGTCCATGCAGCAGTCACCTAGGTTGACTTTTCCTGACAAGCAACAATACAGCCCCAATGTACCTACTTTGCACTAATAGCAAATGAGTCCTagatttgaaattgttttttttgtttgtttgtggttttttgttgtttttttttttttgagacggagtctcgctctgtcacccaggctagagtgcagtggccggatctcagctcactgcaagctccgcctcccgggttcccgccattctcctgcctcagcctcccgagtagctgggactacaggcgcccgccaccacacccggctaaatttttgtatgtttttagtagagatggggtttcaccgtgttcgccaggatggtctcgatctccagacctcgtgatccgcccgtctcggcctcccaaagtgctgggattacaggcttgagccaccgcactcggcctgaaatagtttttaaataaaccttCCATTAccaaaaagcaaacagaaggaaaaaatgtctGTTTCTCTGCAAAACACTTGCTTTAAACTGGGCTGTGGGCTAGTGATAGGTCATCCGGAGCTCGGAGGCTCCCTCCGGCTCAGTCCTTGTGGGAAGCAGCCATTGTTCAGCTCCTCCTTTTGTCTTCGTTTTTAATATTTGAGTACCCCCAGTTGAAGCAGTGTCTCCTGTTTGTGAAGCTGTGCACTATGGATCCGTTTTCACTAACCACCATACATTTCTGTGTGTTGCGTTTTCCTCTTGTAACATTTAGCTCAGGTTTGTGGAGTCCCGTCAGCAACCCAAGCAGCCCTGACTTCACTCCCCTCAATTCGTTCTCCGCCTTTGGAAATTCTTTTAATCTAACTGGTGGTGAGTGTTTAACACCAGATGTGTAACTAATAAGCCTGtggacagaggaagggagaggaggtgtGGTTTTGTGTGCTGGAGAACGCGGCACAGCAGCGCTGCGGAAGGAGGCCCCGCAGGAAGCTCCCTGGGAAgggtcccctcccctcctcctccctcacccaCACCAGCAGCCCGAAGGGGCAGAGGACCGGGCTTGACACGGTGCGTGCACCAGTGGGTGTGAGTTCCACGGCAGGTACTGAAGGGCTTCACAGAAGGGTTCCGGTCTGAAATGGGGCCCTGAGCATGCCAGGGGTCCTCTTCTTGCTGTCCAGAACCGGAGGTCACCATGGAAGCTTCGCATTAGCTATCATGTGAGAGTGGGGAATGTTTGCATTTGGATGTCATCAGTGGCACGTCAGCTCGTGCACTATGCGGTCGAGTTCTGGAGGACATCCCTGCCCCTGCTTCCGCTGGGCTGTGGGGGGGCTGGGgcagtgggtgtggtggctccagGAGCAGTGGTGGGGGGTATGCCGTTGAGTGAAGCCCCATGCCGTGGTGATCATGGCAAAACCAAATGTGGACTTGACGACTGTTGctttatttccagaagttttcaGCAAACTCGGATTATCTCGATCGTGCAATCAGGCCTCACAGAGGAGCTGGAACGAGTTCAATAGTGGCCCTTCATACCTTTGGGACTCGCCAGCGACAGATCCCAGTCCTTCCTGGCCAGCCAGTTCCGGCTCCCCGACCCACACAGCCAC
It encodes:
- the LOC116270369 gene encoding transmembrane protein 131-like isoform X1 encodes the protein MPEKHESEMSQVKQKSKKLLIKKEIPTDVKPSSLELPYTPPLESKQRRNLPSKIPLPTAMTSGSKSRNAQKTRGTSKLVDNRPPALAKFLPNSQELGNTSSSEGEKDSPPPEWDSVPVHKPGSSTDSLYKLSLQTLNADIFLKQRQTSPTPASPSPPAAPCPFVARGSYSSIVNSSSSSDPKIKQPNGSKHKLTKAASLPGKNGNPTFAAVTAGYDKSPGGNGFAKVSSNKTGFSSTLGISHAPVDSDGSDSSGLWSPVSNPSSPDFTPLNSFSAFGNSFNLTGEVFSKLGLSRSCNQASQRSWNEFNSGPSYLWDSPATDPSPSWPASSGSPTHTATSVLGNTSGLWSTTPFSNSIWSSNLSSALPFTTPANTLASIGLMGTENSPAPHAPSASSPADDLGQTYNPWRIWSPTIGRRSSDPWSNSHFPHEN
- the LOC116270369 gene encoding transmembrane protein 131-like isoform X2, producing MPEKHESEMSQVKQKSKKLLIKKEIPTDVKPSSLELPYTPPLESKQRRNLPSKIPLPTAMTSGSKSRNAQKTRGTSKLVDNRPPALAKFLPNSQELGNTSSSEGEKDSPPPEWDSVPVHKPGSSTDSLYKLSLQTLNADIFLKQRQTSPTPASPSPPAAPCPFVARGSYSSIVNSSSSSDPKIKQPNGSKHKLTKAASLPGKNGNPTFAAVTAGYDKSPGGNGFAKVSSNKTGFSSTLGISHAPVDSDGSDSSGLWSPVSNPSSPDFTPLNSFSAFGNSFNLTGVFSKLGLSRSCNQASQRSWNEFNSGPSYLWDSPATDPSPSWPASSGSPTHTATSVLGNTSGLWSTTPFSNSIWSSNLSSALPFTTPANTLASIGLMGTENSPAPHAPSASSPADDLGQTYNPWRIWSPTIGRRSSDPWSNSHFPHEN